The sequence AATCCACTCAAAGGCTGTTCTAACACTCAGCGGATACTTATACGGAAAATACGGTAAAGACAAACCTCTTTATCTTTCCTGCACCCTTTCTTTTGAGCAATCTTACGAAGAAGTAGAGGGAGATAGTGCTTCTGTAGCTGAGCTTTTAGCCATTCTCTCTGCCATAGCAGAAGTGCCAATAAGGCAAGACATAGCGGTCACAGGTTCAATAGACCAATTTGGAAACGTTCAACCGGTAGGAGCTATTAAGGAGAAGGTGGAGGGATTTTACAAAATTTGCAAAGCGCTGGGCTTTACAGGCACGCAGGGAGTAATAGTGCCGTCCAAAAACTGGGAAAACTTAGTTCTGTCGGATGAGGTTTTGGAAAGCACAGAAAAGGGTGAGTTTCACGTATACCTTATAGACACCATAGACGACGCAATTGAGTTATTGACAGAGATGAAGGCTGAAAAGTTTCACAAACTTGCGAATAAAAGACTCTTGGAATTTTATAGGAGGATAAATCTTAAGAAGGGTAGAGCTTAGAATCTTTTTGTTAGCCTTGCTAATAAAGCTTTGTGATATACTACTGAATGTTTTTTTTTTAAGATCTTGCAGGGTAAAAAGCCATGAGAAAAATAGCTTATGTATTTCCTGGACAGGGTTCTCAGTACGTTGGAATGGGCTACGATTTTTACAGAGAATTTCCAACTGCAAGGGACGTTTTTCACTCTGCAGAAAAAGCACTCAGATACGACCTTCCCAGTATAGTATTCAAAGGTCCCGAGGAGGAGTTAAACAAAACTATAAACACTCAGCCAGCCATTCTGACAACTTCCATAGCTATTTATAAAGTAATGGTAGAGCTTGGCTTTCCAAAACCAGACGTGGTGGCTGGACACTCTTTGGGAGAATACTCTGCCCTTGTGGTTGCGGGGGGAGTTGAGCTATTTGAAGCGGTAAGGCTGGCTCACATAAGGGCAAAGCTCATGCAGGAGGGCGTTCCAGAAGGAAAGGGTGCCATGGCGGCAATACTCAAACTCTCCCCAGAAAAAGTAGAAGAAGTTTGCAGACAAGCCAGCGAGTATGGAGTGGTAGAACCAGCCAATTACAACTCTCCAGAGCAGACGGTTATATCTGGAGAAAAATCCGCAGTAGAAAAAGCTATGGAAATAGCCAAGCATATGGGAGGCAAAGCTATCCCTCTAAAGGTTTCTGTCCCATCCCACTGTTCTTTGATGAAAGGACCGGCAGATGCCTTCAGACTAAAACTTGCCCAAACTCCCATAAAAAACCTTTCCATTCCCTTAGTGCAAAACTACACCGCAAGAGAGCACACGATGGCTCACGAAGTTAGAGAAAATCTATACCGCCAGCTGTTTTCACCTGTAAGGTGGTATCAAAGCGTGCAGTACATGGTAGAAAAGCTTGGAGTGGGTGTGTTTGTAGAAATAGGTCCAAAGAACGTGCTTTCTAAACTAATCCAGCAAACAGTTAGTGGTGTTTTAGTTTTCAACATAGAAAAGGTGGAAGATTTAGAAAAGGTCAGAAAAGCCTTATGATAAAATAAGCAAAGGTCATGCTTTGGAAGAAATCCGCTTACGAGCTTCTATCTTTGATGAAAAGAAAAGAAGTAAAACCTGTAGAAGTGCTGGACGCTTTTTACAGCAGGTATTTGGAAACAGAGGATAAGGTTAAAGCATACATAACCGCTTTTTACGAAGAGGCAAGAGAACAAGCAAAGGCTTTAGAAGACAAAAATCCAGAAGATTATCCCCTTTACGGCATACCGATAGCCGTAAAGGACAACATAAACGTGGAAGGATACCCCACCACGTGCGCATCAAAGATACTTGAAAACTACATATCACCTTATGATGCCACAGTTGTAGAAAAACTTAAGCTTGCGGGTGCTTTGATCGTTGGGAAGACCAACATGGATGAGTTTGCCATGGGTTCATCTACGGAATACTCTGCCTTTTTTCCCACAAAAAATCCTTGGGACTTAGAGAGGGTGCCAGGGGGTTCTTCAGGTGGCTCTGCGGTGGCGGTTGCAGTTCAATCGGTGCCCCTCTCCCTTGGTTCAGACACGGGAGGGTCCATAAGACAGCCTGCAAGTTTTTGCGGCGTTATTGGACTAAAGCCAACCTACGGAAGAGTTTCCCGCTACGGGCTTGTGGCCTTTGCCTCCTCCCTTGATCAGATAGGACCCTTTGGAAGGTGGGCAAAGGACGTAGCACTGATTATGGAGGTTATAAGCGGTTTTGACCCGAAGGATTCCACCAGTACAAAGGTGGAAGTGCCAAAATTCAGTCAAGATATAGAGAAAGTCCCAGAAAAGCTAAGGGTAGGCGTTCCAAAGGAGTTCTTTGAATTTGAGGTGGAAGAGGGAGTCAAAGATTGTTTTGACGTATTTTTGAAGTTTCTGGAATCTCAAGGGTTTGAATTGGAAGAAGTTTCCCTCCCCCACAGCAAGTACGCCATACCCACATACTACATAATCGCACCTTCGGAGGCAAGTTCCAACTTGGCAAGGTATGACGGCGTGCGATTTGGATACAGGGCAAAAGCCAAGGACATAAACCAGATGTATGCAGAAACCAGAGATTACGGCTTTGGTCCAGAGGTAAAAAGAAGGATACTTTTGGGAACCTTTGCACTATCTACCGGATACTACGACGCCTATTACCTAAAAGCAATGAAGGTGAGAGCTCTAATAAAGAGGGACTTTGAGGAAGCTTTCAAAAAGGTTGATGTTATAGCTTGTCCCACCTCACCTACCACCGCCTTTAAGTTTGGGGAGAGAACTTCAGACCCAATAAAGATGTATTTGGCAGACATATTCACGGTTAGCGTAAATTTAGCAGGACTGCCAGCTGTATCCATTCCCATAGGCAAGTCCAACGGACTGCCCGTAGGGGGACAGCTCATAGGAAAGGCCTTTGACGAGAGCACGCTTTTAAAGGTCGCATACCTCTGGGAACAACACTACAAACACTATGAAGAAACACCTCTATGAAAATCCTTTCCTTAGATACCTCCTTTTCTTTCCTGAACCTTTCAGTGTTAGAAGATGGAAAGCTAACCTTAATTTATTACGAGGACAGCAACAAAAAGTCCTTAGAGCTTTTGCCCGCTGTACTTAGAAAATTGGGCTTAGAACCAAAGGATTTTGATGCCTTTTGTGTATCCATCGGAGTGGGTTATCTAACATCCCTTAGAGTGGGAATAACCTTCATAAAAACCTTAGCATACATAAACCAAAAACCCATATACGCATACGAAAACTTAGATCTAATGCTTAGATATACTTCAATTCCTCCACCAAAGGCTGCTTTTCTGAAGGTAAGCAGGAACCTGTTTTATAGAGTAAGTAATGGAAGTTCTTTAAGCCCAGTAAAAGTTTGGAAGGGAGAGCCTTTGGAAGGAAGTATTGTAGCTTTAAAGTCCCACTCTGTAGATTTTGCCAACTACCAGCTTGATTTTTTTTCTTTTTCAGCCTACGGAGCTCTTACGGCATACGAAAGGTTTTTGTCCGGCGATGGAGGGGATGATGTTTTTAAGTTAGAGCCGTATTATACTAATCCCCTATGAAAGTAGGGATAGTATTAGGAACAAAACCTATAACACCCTTAGAATTTTGGGTGGGGGTAGAGACAGGAAATCTTGTTCAGTTGGACGATGTGCTCTATGCAGAGTC is a genomic window of Thermocrinis sp. containing:
- the gatA gene encoding Asp-tRNA(Asn)/Glu-tRNA(Gln) amidotransferase subunit GatA, with protein sequence MLWKKSAYELLSLMKRKEVKPVEVLDAFYSRYLETEDKVKAYITAFYEEAREQAKALEDKNPEDYPLYGIPIAVKDNINVEGYPTTCASKILENYISPYDATVVEKLKLAGALIVGKTNMDEFAMGSSTEYSAFFPTKNPWDLERVPGGSSGGSAVAVAVQSVPLSLGSDTGGSIRQPASFCGVIGLKPTYGRVSRYGLVAFASSLDQIGPFGRWAKDVALIMEVISGFDPKDSTSTKVEVPKFSQDIEKVPEKLRVGVPKEFFEFEVEEGVKDCFDVFLKFLESQGFELEEVSLPHSKYAIPTYYIIAPSEASSNLARYDGVRFGYRAKAKDINQMYAETRDYGFGPEVKRRILLGTFALSTGYYDAYYLKAMKVRALIKRDFEEAFKKVDVIACPTSPTTAFKFGERTSDPIKMYLADIFTVSVNLAGLPAVSIPIGKSNGLPVGGQLIGKAFDESTLLKVAYLWEQHYKHYEETPL
- a CDS encoding tRNA (adenosine(37)-N6)-threonylcarbamoyltransferase complex dimerization subunit type 1 TsaB; the protein is MKILSLDTSFSFLNLSVLEDGKLTLIYYEDSNKKSLELLPAVLRKLGLEPKDFDAFCVSIGVGYLTSLRVGITFIKTLAYINQKPIYAYENLDLMLRYTSIPPPKAAFLKVSRNLFYRVSNGSSLSPVKVWKGEPLEGSIVALKSHSVDFANYQLDFFSFSAYGALTAYERFLSGDGGDDVFKLEPYYTNPL
- the fabD gene encoding ACP S-malonyltransferase, giving the protein MRKIAYVFPGQGSQYVGMGYDFYREFPTARDVFHSAEKALRYDLPSIVFKGPEEELNKTINTQPAILTTSIAIYKVMVELGFPKPDVVAGHSLGEYSALVVAGGVELFEAVRLAHIRAKLMQEGVPEGKGAMAAILKLSPEKVEEVCRQASEYGVVEPANYNSPEQTVISGEKSAVEKAMEIAKHMGGKAIPLKVSVPSHCSLMKGPADAFRLKLAQTPIKNLSIPLVQNYTAREHTMAHEVRENLYRQLFSPVRWYQSVQYMVEKLGVGVFVEIGPKNVLSKLIQQTVSGVLVFNIEKVEDLEKVRKAL